TAGATTTCCTGTTAATAAGAGATGCCGCCTAAAATCAGGTTCAAGTAATATTGAATGTCTAGCAACTGAAGGCAGAGAAGAGGCAGTACATGTTCACTTCTAAGTTACATATGCAAATTATGGAACGTTATTCTTAGGAATTTATATAAACTTGCATATACTCCGCTAACAACAAACGAAAAGAAAATCCTCATCATATTTACAGGATGGTATTTTCTCCAAAAATTCATAGTTAAAAAACTATCTTCTGAGACCTTAAATTTCTTATCCAATCCAAATTTGATAATGTGTGTTCATTTTTAACCCTGTCATCTTGTAAGTAAACTGAAATTTCTCAGTGCGAGGGTCTAAAATCCAAAATTTATCTCTCTATTACATACAAATGCCAATATCAAAACTGAAAGAAGGTATTGTAAAACGAGGTTTAACTTTCAAGGGCCTGTATGTCCTATCAAAGCATGAAGCTCAAAAACAGAAAAACTTCATTTTCCCTATTGGATGATTTAGAGTATAAAAGATTTAAAAGTCTTAAGTATACTATGTATACTAAAGTATAAAAGTGTAAGTATAATTACACTAAAAATTAATTGCATAAAAAATAATGGCAAGTACTATGAAAATAGTAGGGCCAAAAAgactatcatcatcatcatccaactcAGTATATCCCGCTTATAGAAAAAAATATGGATAAGGTCTGGGGAaggaaagacggcggcaactcatacccatagaagAGAGCGCAgtcaaaggagtcccccggctcgagaaagatacgGAGACGTAACTACACGGGAAAGATTAAAAGgcctataaaagaaaaataagtggatccacctacaaaataaaaattaaaaataaaaaataaaaataaaaataaaaaggggaccaaaaactaataaaagaaacgagtGGAGCAGGATTGCAAAAACCTACGAGGACATCAATAATCTAAAACATGGACAAAAAgactataaaataattaattttatagttAAGGACAAAAGGTAAAAACCTAGGTccaaaaagaaataagaaaataaagcaaaagtGGAAAATCGGAAAATAAGATTCACGGATCGTGAAAAGTCTCACATCTCGCGAGTGAAGGAAGACAGCTTCTGTTTTGAACTGAAATGAAGTCGCGGCTCGCAACTAAAGGTATTGTTCTCGAATATGGGCTGGAAACATTATGTTCTCTTGGCAAGCCCAACTCGCGGCACGCGAGTATTGGCGCCCCTCGCGAGTGTCAGTCCGGTTTTCTAGGCCCTTGGTTTCACGGCTGCTGTGGGCTTATTTTAATTGCTAATTTCTTGGGCCTTTTATTTGAACGCCTGTTTAAGGgttttattctaataattgAGGTAGTAATTTTACCTTGATCATCAAGTAAAAACCTAAAACTAACTTCCCTTATTTATTTGCTGATTAAGTGGGAAGTGGATAATCATGGAACTAAGGGTagttattattactactatttaaggaccttatttttattagattgttcatacttcataagTACAATTTCTAAATTCTTTAAgtaattgctatatttttttcctttccttCCCAAGCTATTATTCTCTACAAGTTCTACTATCTATTACTTCACAAAGATCAATTATATAGTGCTTATAATTGGTTGCAAACTGTTGTATCACAAAAGTGTATTTCAGGTTTTAAGCCTAAGTACCAAGTAGGCGGAATAACGCTTTTAGAAAAACTAGATAGTGTCTCAGTTTGGTATCAAGTTTCTGCACAGTATTGTCTTAAAGTATCATCGGTTTTAAGGTTctctatttattttaagttatttaatttgtaatttcaattcctaGATTTAAAATTAGGTTGCAAAAGACTTGTAATTTCAATTCCGTGCTTGTAATCtctttaagttttatttgtatAAAACATACAACATTCCCAGCACGTAGATTACCCACTAGAAATAAAAGATTCAAAAATCCTGAAGTTGATGAGTTGCATCCCACATTCCCACAAGTTATTTACTTTATCTCTTAGTGAGTAAGCTACCCAGAAGCTATCTTCCTTAATAATTGATGGGTTTGGTTCATAAAGAAGTTAGATCGAGTAACTTGGTTATGTTGTTATGAATTCCCTGAGAGTCTCAACTGTCAAGTTCTCAACGTGAAATCTTATTTCAGTTCTAGTGTTTACGGTTATCCTGTTTCCAACCTCCAAAAGATTCTCCTCAGAAAATTTTATCCAAAAAGGAAAGTAAAAGAAAAGGTATAAGAAAGATATGATGTCTGCAAACTCCCCTGTCAATCTCCGGAGGCCTGATACAGTGACAGTAAAGGGAGAACTCCGCAATAAAATAGATGGGGTTTTTCCGGATGGCTGATCTCCGATCTCAACTTACAGCAAGGACTCAAGTTAAGGAACCAATTGTATACCATCAAGTTAAGGACTCAACTTACAGCAAGGGCTCAAATTATTGTTCCTTCAAACTTAATAAAGCATTTCCTAAATGCACATCCACTTAAATATCTTCTATACTGAACCAACTTCTTACCTACCCTGATTATTATTCTTTACAAAGACACCTGATCATACTTGATTTTCAAGACAGCTAGTGGTGGGTGCTACATGTTTGATCAGCCAGTTGAATAAGAGCTCAATCATTTGTAAggtgtttttaaaaatatggtCTTCTCAATAATCTCAATATAATCCTCTACAGTACATCATGAGGATTGAGTCGATTGACTTTTAGGAAAAAGGGAATACAAAGTCACATTCAGGAAGAGACATCGTTTGCAAGATGACCATTTTTCTAAAGATACTGGACAAAGATATTGAAGTTGACAAAACCAAATTATAGACAACATCAAGTGATTTATGccttattcaaaaaaaaaaaagttagttaTGCAACAGCTGGCTCACATATGCTTTCTACTCTAATATATGTGTACAATACAAGCAGGATTGGTGCAAACTAACCTCAAAGCAGGATGTTAAGAACATCACACTTTAAACTTGCTTCTGCATTCCCCAATTCGATCCCAAAATTGCACAAATGTGTCATGTTTGTACCTCGACTGCTTACATCCTTGTATCCTACATGATCAGTGCACATAAATCAGGATAAACTAGCCAAATATTCTGAAGCTCTAGTTCAGACAAAGAAGCATGAGataattcaatttaaaattcatCATTGTACAAAAAGGAATTTCCTTACCTGTTCAGCAACCCCTATTTACACTAATTCCCTACCAGTATGATAAAATGAGTAACAACTTGATGGCATGCTTCGAACATCTCCATGACATTACAAAATCAATCATTCTACAAAAATGAACAAAACATGCTGAAAATACATTAAGTTCTATAAGTGAGCATGAAATTCTGAAGAGAACTTTCTTGAAAACATTACACAATCAAGTAAATCATTTATACAAAGATGTATGACAATTGAAAGCTGTCTTTCCTTtatcaaaatcagaaaatggAAGAACAAAGAATTAAAATTCACATTAGTAAGATGAAATAAACATTTACGCACACCAGTGGAAAACTACCAGCAAATCTCCAATTTGTCATGGATACACCACTGGTTTCAAACAAATATTCTACACTCCGCAGTGGGAAAACTACCCGTTGATTGCCAAAACTTTTGAAGAGACCTACCATTTCAATCCATATGCCGTACTGATAAATTTCATACATTGTTATAGAAGAATACAGACATTGTTACAATGTTCTACAACACAAACAACATCAATTGGTCATCGATTCACCACCGGTTTCACCTCCTGCCACCATTACTATTACCTCGAAATAGTTCATTGTTAATCCGTGTCTCAACATCCTCAACACTATACTTGATATGCTTCTCTGGGTTCCTTCCTGCTTCTGTAGACATCTGGAACCTTCCAATGAAATTCTGATAAGCGGGTAGCAGATTTTGAGTGACAGACGTCTTCAATTCCTCCCTCAATTGATTATCAAACACAATCCAAGAGGATTGTATATTTAAGAGCTCCTCGAAGTAATCATTGAACAATTTAAACCGCTCTTTCAATGACCTCGAATTCATTCCCCCATTAATATTACTCCCACCACCATTCTCCACCTTCAAAACAGCAATCACCTTATTCCATGTACTCCTTTGATAATTCACACGAAACTGCCTCACTTTCACACTGTATTTCCTGATCCAATCCTCCCCAAGTAACAACCCTAGCTCACTATCTTTCACCTTCTGAACAATGTACCTCCCATTATTCATCATAAATACAGAGCTCAATGCAGGATCTTTATAAACCTTTGACTTTGCCAGTAAATTGCTCTCTAACAACTCCATAATCCACACCATTTGCACGGACAATGAGCTCATCCCCGACAATGCTCGTTCCTTCTCCTCCTCGAACACCTGGTCAAGTGTCTGCTGTGATTTACACGCAGCACGGAGATAATTCATCACATAACGTGTAATCGGATGAAGTCCACCACCAGGGATTGGAACTTTTGCCGGATCACGCTGAATTGAATTCTCCAACTCCATAAAAATCCCTCGGATAGCTTCCCCAACCCTCTTCCAAATCGCTAGGGCTTCATTTCTCAAGAAAACACAAAACTGATCAGAAAACAAAATCTCAAACTCCGGAAGCAAATCTCTCAATGTCTCATATAGATCAAGCACTTTAAACAATCTCTCAGGAGAACGACTCGAAATCGCAACTGCATCAGCAAAATTCAACAGTTGAATCACCGAACCACGACAAACCTCCATGAATGCGAAATCTGAAGTTGAAGCAAATCCATAGAAAATACGATCACACAATCGTCTCTCCGATggaaataaaattcttaatgaaAAAACCACCGATTTACACCATCTTTCAATTTCATCCTCAAGTTCCGGCCATGGAAGCTTCTGAACTTCATCAATACTCAATTTCTGTAACCCTAACCTCGATAAACTCTCCTCAAGAAACTCTCTCCGACACGCACTATAAACATGTGAACACTCCCTTCCATACTCAACAAACACCATTCTCTTCGCAATTTCATGAAGCTCATTAATCGTCGCCGACGGTAAAGcgtcaataataatattaaaatcagTAACAGGATGAGCAACCGGAATTTCACCATCATCAAACTTACCTTCCGAGTCAGAATCGGATAAGTCACGACTCAAATCAAAAGACTCAACACCGCGATGAATCAAACCGCGAAATTCTTCCTCCAACTTAAAAATCACCGACTGAAGCAGCTCATCAGCGCGATCCAAAACAACACCAAGCGATTTATTATCTCGACCTAGAGGAGAAAAATCTCTAATAGTACCTATCAATTCATCAACAACTTCAAGAAATGCAGAAGCATCAGAAGCGTTTGACCAAAACGGCCGTTCAAAGGAGAGAAAATGAGAGATTTGACGGTCTAAAGAAGTAAGAGCTTCTTCCAAGGTAGCAACCGCCGATGATGCTGGTCGAGATTCCGGGAGCATAGTGTCGGAAAATGGAGATAGTTTATCGCGAGAAAATCGGCCGTCGAAAGTTGAAAAAATGTCGATAATATCGTCAGTCATAGAATTGGAATGACCTAAAGATTTAGCAATTTGTCTTGCTACAGCTATCAATTTTTCTTCACCATTGATGTTGTTTTCAGCCATTAATAAAGATAACTACTTGAATAAATATTAGAGGTTTGTTCGTCACATCAATGGAAATTGATgacaaaataaattgaaatttgaCGGATTCAAAGTAGGAATGATAAAGACAATAAATTTAGAGtgaatttggaaaaaaaaggaCCAAAAGAATCGTCAATTGACGGATTCAGAGTAGAAGTAGTGGTAAGACCGTAAGACGATATAATTGAGTGTGAATTGACAATCGATATTGTCTAATAGATATAGAGTAATCagtaaatatcaattttattttttttttttagaaaagaaagGATAATGTGAAAAGGGATGGGGTGATGGGTGGTTGTAGAAATAGAAAGTGTTTTGGTGTCCTACTGTTTTtggactttcaaagttttttgtcTTTGGTTTCCTACTGTTTTTGGTGCTACTCTTGCTAAATAAGGTACTTTGTCcaagtttttaatgtttttattcatGTGTTTAGATAATGGGGAAGTTGGTAATTGGATTTCTTTTGTTAGCTCTTGAGTTTGACTTTTGGTTTTTGTTTATGGTTGGATCTCAAAAAGATTTGGAGAACAAAAGCAGTTGGACCCATTAACATTTCGACTGAGGTGTGAAGGGGTTTAGGAGAAGGTTGCTAACTAACCTCTTTAATGTCATCTTGAGATCAAGTAAGCTGCCAGAAGAATGGATGATTAGCATACTTATCTCACTATATTAAAACAAAGGCGACGCACAAGTATGTGGAAACTATAGGGgaatcaaacttctaagccataCAATGAAAATATGGGAAAGAGTGATTGAAAGGAGAATTAGACAAGAGGAGgtaattagagagaaccaattctgCTTCATGCCAGGAAAATCAACCACTAAGGCTATACATCTTTTGAGGAGACTAATGGAAAGTATAGGGGGCATAAGAATGATTTGCATATGTTATTCATCGAATaagagaaagcgtatgatagcataccacgaagcatcgtttgggatagcctcaaggatAGAGGTATATCACAAAGGTACATTGAGGCAATACAAGACATATATGACAGAGTATCAACTAACATTCATACACAGTGGATATAAAAGAGTCTTTTCCGATTAAAGGGGACTACATCAGGATCAACATtaagtcctttcatttttacggtcATTATGGAGGAAATCTCTAAATCTATTTAGGAGATTGTACCATGGTGCATGCTTTTCGCTGACAATATCGTTTTGGTTGCAAAAACTAAGGAGGAggctaatagtaaattggaagagtggaggCAGTCTTAGAGGGTAGAGGGTTGCGCATAAGCTGTATGAAGACAGAATATCTGCAATGCGACTTCAGTGGGACAGAACCGGTAGGTGAGCCAGAGGTGACCATAGGGAGAGATGTTGTTGCATGTACGTCAATGTTTAAATATTTGGGATACGTAattcagagtaatggggagattgatggagatgtTACTCATCGTATACAAGCAGGTTGGTTTAAGTGGCAAGCAGAAACTGGTGTGCTTTGAGATAAAAAGTTTTCTGGTAGATTAAAAGGTATATTCTACCGCATTGCAATAAGGCTGACTTTGTTGTATGGGACAaaatgttggcccgtaaagaaggTTTTCGAATCGAGGATGAAAGTTATAGAAAAATACGAAtcctgaggtggatgtgtggtcaCACAATGATGGATAGGATTAGAATCCAGGAGTTTagggagaagttaggggttgcaccGCTCTCTGCAAAGATGTGTAATTTAAGGTCGAAAGCATCATAGTGTAAgataagagaagtcgaggaagacctaggagaacgtgggaagaacaaattaaaagtgacttGCATGAACTACACCTCTCTAAGGACCTGACCAGAGATAGGGTTAGTTGGCGACGCCATATTCACGCCTTAGAACACTGACTATGTCCAACCTACCCGCTGCTATTATAGTTCCTTGCCTTTTACATATCGCTCTGTTACTCGTTTTCATCCTACTAACTTCTTTTTTACCTTTTTACTTTtgcctttattttatttatttttatgtattttatttttatttgccaATTATTGTTAAGAATAAATGTGTGTTGTAAGTTGTAGGCTTTAGGGTAGTTGCAGGCTTCACTCTCATTGAAGATCTTTCTTGAGCTAAGGGATTATTTCACCAtattctcctttatgggtatgagttgacGTCTTGctttcctccccagaccctgatcatagtttttacATGAACGAGATACAcagggtatgatgat
The sequence above is drawn from the Amaranthus tricolor cultivar Red isolate AtriRed21 chromosome 5, ASM2621246v1, whole genome shotgun sequence genome and encodes:
- the LOC130812505 gene encoding exocyst complex component EXO70B1-like is translated as MAENNINGEEKLIAVARQIAKSLGHSNSMTDDIIDIFSTFDGRFSRDKLSPFSDTMLPESRPASSAVATLEEALTSLDRQISHFLSFERPFWSNASDASAFLEVVDELIGTIRDFSPLGRDNKSLGVVLDRADELLQSVIFKLEEEFRGLIHRGVESFDLSRDLSDSDSEGKFDDGEIPVAHPVTDFNIIIDALPSATINELHEIAKRMVFVEYGRECSHVYSACRREFLEESLSRLGLQKLSIDEVQKLPWPELEDEIERWCKSVVFSLRILFPSERRLCDRIFYGFASTSDFAFMEVCRGSVIQLLNFADAVAISSRSPERLFKVLDLYETLRDLLPEFEILFSDQFCVFLRNEALAIWKRVGEAIRGIFMELENSIQRDPAKVPIPGGGLHPITRYVMNYLRAACKSQQTLDQVFEEEKERALSGMSSLSVQMVWIMELLESNLLAKSKVYKDPALSSVFMMNNGRYIVQKVKDSELGLLLGEDWIRKYSVKVRQFRVNYQRSTWNKVIAVLKVENGGGSNINGGMNSRSLKERFKLFNDYFEELLNIQSSWIVFDNQLREELKTSVTQNLLPAYQNFIGRFQMSTEAGRNPEKHIKYSVEDVETRINNELFRGNSNGGRR